The stretch of DNA AAGAGCTGATCATCGCCCCACCCACTGAAAGCTGAAACCAGCTCCTCTGCAGAAGGGACGATCAGCTCCCAGCTCTAGGGGCAAAGTGAGGTCTAGTCGCTAGAGCAGGGGGttaggaaccaggactcctgggttctatcctggctgTGGAAGGGGAATGGAGGCTAGTGGCTAGAGCAAGGAGGCTAGAACCCCAGACTCTGTCACTGCTGCCCCTCCCATCTCCAGGCTTCCGGTTCCCACTCTACAATGGATATAAAGAGACAAACCCACCTGGGTGAAATGCTCTGAGAACGAAGTCAAGCAGAAGTGCCATGTAAGTACCAAAaagggcagaggtgtgtgtgtgtatgggggtacCTGAAATACcatgggagtgtgtggggggatagCTGAATGGCCATGGATATCTGTCAGGGTTTGGGGGAGAGCAGATACACCCTAACAGCCCCTCCAGGACTTTCCAGGTATGTGGGGATACCTGAAACATGGGATTGTCTGTGTGGGGGTACCTGATACATCCTGGGAGACTgtgaaggtgtgtgtgtgcagggggtagTTGAATGGCTGTGGAGAGTATGCACACAGATGGTAGTTGAATGGCCACGGGGGGCTGTTGGTGTGTGTGGGAGGCAGGTACCTGAAAAGTCCTGCTGGGCAGTGAGGTGTCTGTGGGAAGGGGTAGTTGATCGGCTGTGGGAGgctgttggggtgtgtgtggtggtaCAGGGAGGTGCCTCAAATGCAATTGGGATGTACCCTCTAACCCCTTCCCTTCCTTGCtccacagcacccccccccccatacacaccatGAAGCTCCGCTACATCAAAGCTTATGTCTGGCTGTCCTGCGTCTTTGTCGCCAATGTGATAGTCTACACTGTAGTGACGCTCTCAAGGAGGCCGCTCAGTCTGCAGGCTTCAGGGAGATCAGCTTTCACTGGGGGCCATTTGAGGCTGTGGCAGCACAGGGACCTCCATGGCCTTCCCCTCTGGGACCTGTTGCTGCTCTACATGGACCGGCTGGAAAACCCCATACTGAGGAATGCCACAGCCCAGTTCAACCTCACACTGCCAGGGACGTGTGGAGAGAACTTCCATGAAGCCTCCCAGAGGCTGGTAGATTTCTCCTCCTACCCTAGCCACCTCCAGGCTTTCGTCCTCTCCATGCACTGCAGGGACTACCCGCTGCTAGTTGGGCCAGCAGATGATGAGGCCTGCCCAAATGGGACCCAACTGCTGGTGGCTGTTAGGTCCCAGATGGCCAACTTTGATCGACGTCAAGCCATCCGGCAGACATGGGGCCGAACGGGACTAGTGAGGAATGTGACAGTGCAGACGCTCTTCCTGTTGGGCAGACAGGGCTCAGGGGACGGGCATCCAGATCTGGAGGCGCTTCTAGAGCTGGAGAGATGGAAAAACAGGGATCTCCTGCTTTGGGACTTCCAGGATACCTTCTACAATCTCAGCCTAAAGGACATCCTGTTCCTAGGGTGGCTGCGGGGCCACTGCCCCAGTGTGGAGTTGATCTTCCTGGGGGATGATGATGTCTTTGTTAGGGTGGACACCCTGATGGCTTACGCTGGGAGCTTTGACGCTGTCACTCGCCGGGGCCTCTTTGCTGGCCATGTCATCCAGGATGCTGCCCCAGTCCATGACTGCAAACACAAGTACTATGTCCCTGAGTCCTTCTATCAGGGCACCTACCCACCCtatgtggggggtggagggatccTTTGCTCACGGGATGTGGCCACCCGGCTCCACGAGGCCTCGTGCCACTTGCCCCTCTTCCCCATCGACAACATCTACCTGGGGATCTGCCTGAGAGAACTGGCGCTGGTGCCACAGAACCTCCCTGGTTTTTGGACCTTCAACGTGGAGGCTGAGGGACAGGAGGACTTGTGTGCTTACAAGGAACTCATCATGGTGGATCACAGGACACCCCAGGATATCATCCGGCTGTGGCGAGGCCTGCATGACCCTGCTTTGGCCTGCTAGGCCCCATGGTGGTGGCCATGTTGGTTGTCTACTTTTCTTTGTGGCCATCTTGGTTTTCTAGCTTTCCTTAGTGAACATCTTGGCTGACTGGTTGGCCAGTGTTCTTTGGAGGCCATCTTTGCCTCCTGGAGGATATTTCCCCGTTGAGGTGTGGCTACATCTCCCTCATGCAGACTCCAAGAACTGCTGCTACTCTGGAGGCTCGGCTCTGAATCCGAGGCTGCCATCTTAGTCCTTGACAGCTGGCTACAGTGCTGCTGCTTAGCCCAGGGGTGACCaccccacagtgcctcctgctgacTAAGCAGAGATTGAGTTTCTCATGCAGCCCAGATACATATCCAGAGAAGGctagggaagctgctgctgccgccatgCCTGAGGGATGAacggctcagtagggggcactccCTTCACAGTAAGTGCTccccccaatgccccagtgtgaCACTAGGGGGTTctttgctgcagggagcaggatggggggtcAGTAGAGGGTGCTCTCCTGtcgcagtcagtgctgaccccagcatGGAACTAGGGGCTGTGGTGCATAGACTTATCCCAGGGGTGTATCAGAAGGAGACAGCTCTCTCAGCTGTAAAATTTGGATTTAGACTATTGAGTTGCAACTGAAAGGGTCATTTTTTATGCAGTTAATTGGTAACGTGCAGAAGTCCTCTcattttgttcttggttcctcctgcattcagAGAATCAGGGCTTTGTGTACATTTCTTATAAATAAACAAGagtgcatcaaagaaatacctgagtATCAGCAATTTCTCCTCTTCACTGGAACATTCCCGGAGTCCTGAAATTTGACTAGCAGCTTGTGTCGAAAATGGGCAGCAACACAAACTGTACACGGTGCTTCTCGCAGCAGGTAAATTATGCTACACAATAACTACAGCGTTGTCCATGAATTGTGCTGGCTGCAATGTATTGCGTGTCTCTGTGTGTCGTTGCCTCCTGCTGGACAGAATCAGGCTGCTGGGGAGTGTTTTCTCTCACCCTGCTATTGCCTGAGCTATGCTGTTCTATAGCAACACCAAAGATGCAGTCCCTGATCATTGTAAGAGACAGGAAGGCTGGCCTTGTCTTTAAGGCACagagctgggacccaggagatctggcttccattcccagctctgctacagcctccctgtgtgatctcgtgcaagtcacttcatctctctgggtTTCAGTTTAACCATCTACAAACCCTTTCTTTGTctacttagactgtgagctcttcagggcaagggctGTCTCTGTGATTGTTTCGAGGCCTGGCATGACGGGGGCCCTGAGTCAGGACTCCCGGTTTCTGTACCTACTCCTGCCATTATGACCGTAGCCAGCTTGCTTCCTCTCTATGCCTCATTTTGCCTGTACCAAGGGTTAATTTATGAACAAGCTTTGAGCTTCCTTGGCAGCAAGAGGCCGGAGAAGGGGAGCGGAACaagcagcagagccctgggcagtCACAGGAATGTTATCTGATCATGCTGAGAGCTGCAATTTCACCCCCTAAGCTCCTGTTTACATCTCTCCCATTGCACTCTGGTTATGAACCAGTTGAGAGCAGCTCCTTCATACCTGGCCAGGAGCCAGGGTAATGCCCTGAAATAACCCTCTGTATAGCGGGGGAAAAAAGAAGCTGAACTGGAAATACAAGATGAGGTGTAGGGGACCCTTGGGGAAATGCTAtctccactccctgccccttgCATTGCTGTGgcagtggggtctaatggttagagaagGGGAGGCTAGGGGTGATGGttaggactcctggattctatccccagctctgggaagggagtggggtctagtgggttagagcagtgggggagctgggactcaggactcttgggttcttcCCCAACTGTGGGAGAGGAGTAGGGTTTAGTAGGTTAGAGCAGGGTTTCCCAAACCTTCTACTCAAGTGACCCACcaactgcattttctttttttagtgtAGGTCCAAATTcatgccaccccctccccaatcaTAGGTCagcattcttctcctcctccacagaCAGGGGACCAACCACTTGCAGCAGCACCCTCTGACCAGCACCGCAACCCTAATCCCAGCCCAGATTGGCTGAGGGGAGGTTGCAGGGAAAGGGGGCTGGAGAGCAAGTCTGCtctgcactcaccctgcagcagcagctcctgtcccatggtgCTGGGCCCAGTTCCCCAACCTGGCGCGTGGGGTTGCAGCGCCACTCAGCTTTGGCCCagaatggccagagatgggagttgggcccagccctgcaggacaggagctgctgttggGGGGTGAGTGCAAGGCAGGCTCTCTTTCTAACCCCCTTAGCCTGCTGGGACCTCCCATCCACACCAGGCCCATGACTCATCTACAACCTTCTCACAACCCACTGATTGGGACACTGGGTTAGTGCAGGGTATATTAGGTACCAGGACTTCTATTTCCAGCTGAGTGAGGTCTAGGGGCAAGAACAGCTCAGGACTGGGAGTTAgcactcctgggttttattctcaGCTCTGGGAtaggagtgtggtctagtggcaagagaagggcagggtgggggtagggggctgGCTGCCAGAACACCTGTATCGCTGTTTCTTTGGCCCTGATTTTCTGTGTGATCTCAAGGCAAGTCCTCTTAGTTATCTGGCCCCCATCATAATTGGATctgcacctccctgtgcctccattttcctGTGGCATGGAGATATTTCCTTTTCTCACAGGCAGCAGAGGAAGGGAGAATGTGATACAGTTACCGAATATCTGCACAGTCCTTGGGGCCTGTTGTATTCCTATTCTTCCTCTTGTCAGTTTTTCCAACGGCTCAGCCCTTACTCCTATTAACTGCCACCAGGATCTACAGCTCTGCATGGCTGGCTCCATCTCCACCAGGATGCCAGCTTTTTGCATAGAAAGCCCCTAACACGCCCAAGAAAGatgtatctatttttttttttttttttttagggatcAGAATGATTTAAGAGAGAGCCAGGGGcttatttcaaatatttatatAGGGCTGCTTTAGCTGGCAgtatttaaagaaacaaaccaggccctaaagtaaaatatttatattggtTACTATCCTAAGGCGCAAGTGTAAGTAGGAGGGAGTCTGCAGAGATGTTGCACCTGGCTAGGATTGTGTCTGTTTTCACAAGCGAGGGTGTTGATGACTCAGCAGGGACACTCTCCTCTCAGTCTGCTGGCCCCAATGGGGAATGAACTGATTTCCCCTTATGATATGTCCCCTGATACAGAAGCGTGTATGGGTCATAGCATCCCTTCCACATAGGAGGGGAGGGAATGAGTGTTCTCCCCACCACTCCCAATGGTATTTCCCCTTGTATATACAAAAGGGTATATGGCTTATACTTTCCCTTCCACTGGGAGGGTGATGGTTCTTTCCCCCACTCCCAATGGGGTTTCTCCCTGGGTATAGATATATTTATAAAGCAGAGAAGGGGGATTTAGTACAAACCATTCCCAACTCTTGCCGAGGTGTGGAGAAGAAATTGTATAACTAACACCACCCCCAGCACGATAGTATGTTCCCCTGTTAGGAGGGCAGGACCTTCATGGTTTATATCATTGGTGGCCAACTTTTTTTGCCAGCTGTGGCACAATATGAATTTATAACATACCAAAATATCACTTTATTACTAACATGTCTAAAACAGTGAATTTCAACTTGTGATCTATGGATCCCTTGGGGTCTGCAGaatatgtctaagatttccaaaggggtctgcacctgtgtttgaaattttttagaggtccgcaaataaaaaaagattgaaaaccactggtctaaaaaATATGACACGTAATTACATATGTcctataatgtaattaatgcagaaTAAAACTAACCATGATCTGGGTGTCATGGTAGCAGTCTAAAGGGGTTTCTGAATGTCCCTTCTTGTCCACAATGTCATCAATCCCTGGGTTCAGCTTTGTTGATGCTAGTACATGTAAGTCAGTGAGTTAGGAATTGGTGACCTAGGCGTGATATTTGCTTTTAATAAACTTCCTCTCTGAAAATGGAAGTTTTGATACGTTGATCCAAGCCTGCCCACGTATCGAAGGGCCAGGTTATCTATCTGAGGAAAATCTCCtttagggaaaaacttccagcatgGTGTCACGTCTTGGTTCACTGGAGATGTACAGAATTCTTTGAATTTATTCTCAAGTCCAGAATTAATATATTAGTTTAAGAATTTCTGTAAATTTGGAGGGTAATTATCAACATCAGCGTACAAAACAGTGAAAGAAGTAGTAAGAAGGGCCATGGTGTACTTATCAACCTTAAAAATCTTCTCAAATGACTCtaacagtgaagacactgcatgGTGGAGTTTCTCATAATTTATACTAGTCATTCTCAATTTTTAACTGATGCAAATGAATGAAGTGGTCCAAATTATTTGGACAAACTGTTTTGAAAGAGTCACAGTTTTTATATAAAAGAGGCAACTCAATTGAACAGTGTAGCAAAAAGGCAAATGATTCCCTGTACATGTGTTGAGATGAAACACAATATCGATAAGGAAAGCTAGATCACTTATCTAGTCCTTGCCTTTAATAAGCTTGCAATTGTCAACGAGTTCATTCCTCTTTTCCAAAAATGTTAGCACTGGTCCTCTTTGTTTCCCAAACCTTTTGAGATCCTTTCCCTTTGACAGCCAATGAACATTCCAGTGGAGCACTAACTCCCCCTGCAAAGCCGATCCAGTGGGATATTTTCTGTTAATTTCTGCAGAGGTTTATGtaaaatgccactgaaaatcaaacattttccatACGGCTGCTGTGTTGCATACCACCACTTTAGGTCTAGACTCTTTCCCTTCTATAAACAAGAACGGGTCTTCCCAAGCCAGGTTAAATTCTCTCCTTGCAATGGCATTGCCATAGTTTGGCTTGGACTTGCTGGGCTTACTAAACAACACAGTAAGTAGCCAGCTGTACAGGGTCCAAAGGCACGTCTGAAGCAGCTCACAGAGCCATTAGaaaccatgagatggttgagccTGGGCTGGATGGGGCACCGCTGCCCAAGGTGTCCTCGCTCTGGCTGTGTACAGCCGCTGGCGGtgcgctgccccccaccccaaccgaAAGCCTTTGTTTGATGGCTCATTGTTTTAATTCGTCGACACTTTGACGCCTGCCACAATCCGCAATGTCTGCAAATGGCAGCTCTGCGCCGCGGGGCGGCCACCACAGCCCGTGTCACTCGGCTCCCCTGTAAGAAATATGCTGCCGCCGCCTCCCGCTCCAATCGTAACGGCACATCCGTCAGGCTAGGGGCAAAGAGCAACTAGCTGCGGCAGCTCCAGGCAAACAGGAAGAGTGTAGGGTTAACCCGGAGGTGGTAGCCTTGTAAACAGGAAGTGACGCGTGGGTAACCAGGAATTCGATTATTGGGAAACAGGCTACATGCCAAACCAGATGTAGCGTGTAGAGAAACAGGAAATGGCGTGTAAATTATCCGGAAGTAGTGCGGAATGACCCCGAACTACCGTGTAATGACCCGGAAGCTCAGTGGCGCCAACCCCGGAAGTTTCGTGTTGCGTCGGTGCCATTTTGCGTCTCCATGGGCTCTTCGAAGAAGCACCGGGAGCGGGGGGAGACcgggagccccgggggctccgAGGAGCAACAGCAACAGCTGCAGCCGCCtccgccccccgccgccccctcttcctcctcccggCACCGGGAGCACAAGAAGCACAAGCACCGGAGCGGCGGGTCCGGCGAGCGGCGAGGGAAGCGCAGCCGGAGCCGCGGGGAGCGGAGCAgccggaggagtgggggagaggaggcggcCGCGGCGGCACGGGGCAGTCATGGCCGGGCCGGGGACAGGGGCGCCCAGGAGTCCGAGGGGACCAGGCGGATCAAGCGGGAGAAGCGCGACGAGGGATACGAGGCAGGTCAGAGCCCGGGGGGTTTCGGGGAAGGGGCCTAAAGGGTAGAGGTGGTGGTCTGAGGGGATTGGGGAGCCACTGGTGGCTAAGAGTGGAAGGGCTGAAGAGGTCAGAGGGAAAGAAatagggggtgcaggaggggtatagGTCAGAGTGGGGTGTGGCTATGAGATTTGGAGAGAGGagctatggggtgggggtgggggagggattgaTGTGGCTAATGAGCTAAGGGAAAGGACAGAGCTTATTAGCCTTGGTGAGCAGTGCTTTACAGTGCTTTGGAGGTTTAGAGCTGGCTATGGGGGGTGTTGGGTTGGCTATGAAGGTTTATGGGGGGGACTGGCTGCTAGGGGAGAAGTTATGGGAGCCACGTGTTGGGAAGGGACTCAGTGAGGGATTAGAGAGCGTGTGGGTCCTTCTATGTTCTGGCATTGGGTCATTAACTTTGGAGGTCAGAGGGCATGAATTTGTTAGGGGCTAGAGATGAGGAGTTATAATCTCTGATGGGTGAGGGGGATGTGACATGTCTCTTGGGTTGGAAGAAGAGGAAGCTGCAGGTGCTGTCCTGGAGGAGGCGGGGGCATGAGGTTTAGGGAAGGTATGACTTGCTGACtttttgggggctgggggggagtttgATGGAGAAGGGGAGTGAGAGATCAGAGTAAAGCAAGGAAGTAAGCTCATGGCCCATCCTGGGGAGTAAGCATGCATGTGCTTGTAATTGCTCATAAAGGGGTCATGAAAGGTTTTTTGGAGCAGATGAAGTCAGGACAGACCTGTTATGAAGGGGCTTTCTTTGTTGATCATGAGACATCTATGTATAAAGGTGTCTTAATATATAACTCTATACAATAACTGTTGTGGCCTGTGATTTGCATAGAGTCACTTTCTGGCTGCATCTGTCTAGCACATCCTGTTTTATGGTACCATATTCTGTCATGATATGGTATCTAGCCATTGACCTCACTGACACTCCACAATAGTGTGAGCTGGAACCTGTTCTGTCTTGTCAACAGAATAACTAGCTTGGCTCCATCTGCGGGATCTTTATTCCGGCTGATGGGCAAGGCCAAAGGAACCAAGCTAAATTTTCAGGTCCctgtaaggtgtgtgtgtgtgtgttcacagcACTGTTCGTTATAAAAAACATATCTTAGCTGGGTGGTGGTCTCTGGCATGTGCTAAGCAGGAAATCAAACCAGTTGATCAGAGTggatccttctggccttaaaatctatgaaaacaaGGACTCTGCTACTTTTGTCTTGTTTACAAACATCTCCCTGATTTATCTCTAAACAGCTGCCAGCTCAAAGGCCAGCTCGGGGGATGCTTCTCTCAGCATTGAAGAGACCAAGTAAGTGAGATGCTATATCTAATGTAATTATGTGCCCTCCCTGCCCACCACTTCCCATTGTGTCCGAGCACCGAATGCATTTATTCCACCCTCTGAGGTTGGACGACACTTTTATCCCCTgaatccaggtgtcctgagtcccacaCTAATGCCTGAACCACTGGAGAATCTTTCCTCTGTGTTCTAAATGAGTCCTGCTCTTGTAGGCTGTGTATTTCTGATGCTTATGCCACATAACCCCATGTTTCTTCCTATCTGCAGTAAACTCCGAGCTAAActtgggctgaagcctttggAAGTCAATGCCATCAAAAAGGGTAAGTTTGGCCTTcacattaattaaaacaaaaacccaaaccactTTGTACTTAAGGCTTTAACATCCCTTTGTAGGAATGGCACAAAAATTTGGGGTCTCTGGTATTTTGCCATCTTAGTGTTCCCCCTCTTTGATGTATTGCAGTGGGGGTCTTTGCTGGAGGGTCCTTGTTCCTGTGCCCCACCCCTCATCTCTCATCGgtttcctgccattgcagggcccGTGGGTATTGGGGTCGCCCAAGTCTCTCCTGTTCCCTGCATGGGGCACATAAgtgtctcctgaggactgaaatgttttggtctaacaagttattgggttcaataTAGGGGTATTTGGCTGAAATTCTCTGACGTGCCTTACAGGCGGCCAGGCTAGATgactaatggtcccttctggccttaaactttctGATCCCATTAAGTATTTTTCtcattgcagtagcacccaagatgccccagtcatggaccaagaccccattgtgctgggcgctgtacaaataACACTGTTTGTGTGTGTACTTACCTGGCCCCTATCTCTGTAGCATTTGAGCCCCTcagcctttaatgtatttatccacacAGCTCCCTGGAGAGGTAGACAATGCTAATACCCTGTTGTACAGATGAAGAAATGAAAGACAGAGGCCATGTCTGTGCTAGGAGCGCTATACCACCATAAAAATATCAGTATACTATGCCGGTGAAGCATGTGACTGAGTAGTACTGGCATTGCTCCGGTCTAGTAACCCTATCTCCCCAAAA from Emys orbicularis isolate rEmyOrb1 chromosome 7, rEmyOrb1.hap1, whole genome shotgun sequence encodes:
- the LOC135881725 gene encoding N-acetyllactosaminide beta-1,3-N-acetylglucosaminyltransferase 2-like, with the protein product MKLRYIKAYVWLSCVFVANVIVYTVVTLSRRPLSLQASGRSAFTGGHLRLWQHRDLHGLPLWDLLLLYMDRLENPILRNATAQFNLTLPGTCGENFHEASQRLVDFSSYPSHLQAFVLSMHCRDYPLLVGPADDEACPNGTQLLVAVRSQMANFDRRQAIRQTWGRTGLVRNVTVQTLFLLGRQGSGDGHPDLEALLELERWKNRDLLLWDFQDTFYNLSLKDILFLGWLRGHCPSVELIFLGDDDVFVRVDTLMAYAGSFDAVTRRGLFAGHVIQDAAPVHDCKHKYYVPESFYQGTYPPYVGGGGILCSRDVATRLHEASCHLPLFPIDNIYLGICLRELALVPQNLPGFWTFNVEAEGQEDLCAYKELIMVDHRTPQDIIRLWRGLHDPALAC